One genomic window of Corynebacterium diphtheriae includes the following:
- the scpA gene encoding methylmalonyl-CoA mutase: MTTIPNFAEYPASPENQNAADSSALEQQVWTTPEGIDVKRVYKRNDRNDSVPAEQLDSYPGMVPFMRGPYPTMYTNQPWTIRQYAGFSTAAESNAFYRRNLAAGQKGLSVAFDLATHRGYDSDNERVVGDVGMAGVAIDSILDMRQLFEGIDLGKVSVSMTMNGAVLPVLALYIVVAEEQGVAPEQLAGTIQNDILKEFMVRNTYIYPPKPSMRIISNIFEYTSLKMPRFNSISISGYHIQEAGATADLELAYTLADGIEYIRAGKGVGLDVDKFAPRLSFFWGISMNTFMEIAKLRAGRLLWSELVAKFDPKNPKSQSLRTHSQTSGWSLTAQDVYNNVARTAIEAMGATQGHTQSLHTNALDEALALPTDFSARIARNTQLLLQQESGTTAPVDPWAGSYYIEWLTEQLAERARAHIEEVENAGGMAQATIEGIPKLRIEESAARTQARIDSGRQALIGVNKYVVEEDEQIEVLKVDNTKVRAEQLAKLEQLRAERDQAEVDRCLKALTEAARIEEKEPGNLDQNLLKLAVDCARAKATVGEISDALEEVFGRHEAEIRTLSGVYKDEVGKEGTVGNVSKAIAMADAFETEEGRRPRIFLAKMGQDGHDRGQKVVASAYADLGMDVDVGPLFQTPAEAARAAVDADVHVVGVSSLAAGHLTLVPALKEELAKLGREDIMVVVGGVIPPGDFQELYDDGAVAIYPPGTFIADAAIDMLEKLAANLGIDLKVDEA, translated from the coding sequence ATGACTACTATCCCAAATTTTGCAGAGTATCCAGCATCTCCTGAGAACCAGAACGCTGCGGACTCAAGTGCGCTTGAGCAACAAGTTTGGACTACGCCAGAAGGCATTGATGTCAAGCGTGTATATAAGCGCAACGACCGAAATGACAGTGTGCCTGCGGAGCAGCTGGACTCGTACCCAGGTATGGTGCCGTTTATGCGTGGACCATATCCAACCATGTACACTAATCAGCCATGGACAATTCGTCAGTACGCAGGATTTTCCACTGCTGCTGAATCAAATGCTTTCTATCGTCGTAACCTCGCAGCAGGCCAGAAAGGTCTGTCAGTTGCTTTCGATTTGGCTACTCACCGTGGTTATGACTCAGACAATGAGCGCGTAGTCGGCGACGTTGGTATGGCTGGCGTTGCAATCGACTCAATTTTGGATATGCGCCAACTTTTTGAAGGCATCGACCTTGGAAAAGTATCTGTCTCCATGACGATGAATGGCGCTGTGCTTCCAGTGCTTGCTCTCTACATCGTTGTTGCGGAAGAACAAGGTGTCGCACCTGAGCAGCTAGCCGGAACAATTCAGAATGACATTCTGAAAGAGTTCATGGTTCGTAACACCTATATCTACCCACCGAAGCCTTCGATGCGCATCATTTCGAATATTTTCGAATACACATCATTGAAGATGCCTCGGTTTAACTCCATTTCAATTTCGGGCTACCACATTCAGGAAGCCGGTGCGACTGCTGACCTCGAGCTCGCTTATACACTTGCTGATGGTATTGAGTACATCCGCGCTGGTAAAGGCGTTGGCCTAGATGTTGATAAGTTTGCTCCTCGACTTTCCTTCTTCTGGGGTATTTCCATGAATACGTTCATGGAAATTGCAAAACTTCGCGCTGGCCGTCTACTTTGGAGCGAACTGGTCGCTAAATTCGATCCAAAGAACCCTAAATCTCAGTCGTTGCGTACCCACTCACAGACTTCTGGTTGGTCGCTGACCGCCCAAGATGTCTACAACAATGTGGCACGTACCGCTATCGAGGCAATGGGTGCAACTCAAGGCCATACGCAGTCTTTGCACACCAATGCTCTTGACGAAGCTTTGGCACTGCCAACGGATTTCTCTGCACGTATCGCGCGTAACACGCAGCTGCTGCTTCAACAAGAATCTGGGACCACGGCACCAGTTGATCCATGGGCCGGTTCGTATTACATCGAGTGGCTCACTGAGCAGCTAGCTGAGCGAGCTCGTGCCCACATCGAAGAAGTTGAGAACGCTGGCGGAATGGCTCAGGCCACGATCGAAGGTATTCCAAAACTCCGCATCGAAGAATCCGCTGCACGTACTCAGGCGCGTATTGATTCCGGCCGTCAAGCTTTGATTGGTGTGAACAAATATGTCGTCGAAGAGGACGAGCAGATCGAAGTTCTCAAGGTCGACAACACCAAGGTACGTGCGGAGCAACTAGCAAAGCTTGAGCAGTTGCGCGCTGAGCGCGATCAAGCTGAGGTCGATCGATGCCTGAAAGCACTCACCGAAGCCGCTCGCATCGAAGAAAAGGAACCAGGCAACCTAGATCAGAACTTGCTTAAACTAGCAGTCGATTGCGCTCGCGCTAAGGCAACTGTGGGTGAGATTTCTGACGCACTCGAAGAGGTATTCGGCCGTCACGAGGCTGAAATTCGTACGCTCTCCGGCGTGTACAAGGACGAAGTTGGAAAGGAGGGCACTGTGGGTAATGTTTCTAAGGCAATCGCTATGGCTGATGCTTTTGAAACTGAGGAAGGCCGCCGCCCTCGTATCTTCTTGGCCAAGATGGGGCAGGATGGTCACGATCGCGGACAAAAAGTTGTTGCATCTGCATATGCTGACCTCGGCATGGATGTCGATGTCGGACCACTGTTCCAGACCCCAGCAGAGGCAGCGCGTGCCGCGGTTGATGCGGACGTTCACGTTGTCGGCGTTTCTTCCCTGGCTGCAGGTCACCTGACTCTGGTTCCTGCTCTCAAGGAAGAGCTTGCCAAGTTGGGCCGTGAAGACATCATGGTCGTCGTTGGTGGCGTTATCCCGCCAGGAGATTTCCAAGAACTTTACGACGATGGTGCAGTCGCTATTTATCCTCCAGGAACCTTTATCGCAGATGCTGCGATCGATATGCTGGAAAAGTTGGCGGCTAACCTTGGTATCGACCTCAAGGTCGACGAAGCGTAA
- a CDS encoding methylmalonyl-CoA mutase subunit beta yields the protein MTDTRIAQTEELEAQRQEWYKAVAKVFARVQKKDVADVPLDIWQHLIRTTYDDIKVNPLYNRADELEETQIPGSFPYTRGFAGVGKEEGVGWGVTEAFGASSSNKDVLHALDNGTTDIVVYGEANIEELLKEVLFQYAPVRLNSGVATEEMTNRLFSMVDAQRTAPRSIELGASPLSSMIDGSASVDLDTAINLAVRASERENTRAILVDAVSFSNQGATDAQQIGLALAAGAEYLRGLVAAGLSTEQALQQLSFRYAITDDQFAQISKLRAGRALWARVAEILGAKELGSAPQHALTAPVMFTQRDPWVNMLRSTVAAFAAGVGGAKDVEVLCFDWAIAGGIPNVSRSFAHRIARNTNLLLLEESHLGHVIDPAGGSYYVESLTSSIIEKAWKVFTDIEAAGGFLAAVENGSVKEMLDDAHERVRRDIAHRIKKVTAINEFPNLAEAPLPAELRVEPTCVRRWAAEFESFRNRSDVFMEVNGKRPQAVLIPLGPLAKHNIRTGFITNLLGTGGIEALNPGQVVPGTPEFAEAAASAKIAVICGTDAEYDATGAEALAELRKLGVETILLAGSPGHDFEPDDYLNMKIDAATKLDGLLKKLGA from the coding sequence GTGACTGACACACGAATCGCCCAAACTGAAGAGCTCGAGGCTCAGCGACAGGAATGGTATAAAGCTGTTGCTAAAGTTTTCGCTCGCGTACAGAAAAAAGATGTTGCTGACGTTCCGCTAGATATTTGGCAGCATCTTATTCGCACCACGTACGATGACATCAAAGTCAACCCTTTGTACAACCGTGCAGACGAATTAGAAGAAACTCAGATTCCAGGTTCATTCCCATATACACGTGGTTTTGCCGGTGTAGGGAAAGAAGAAGGCGTTGGCTGGGGAGTAACCGAAGCGTTCGGCGCATCTTCTTCTAACAAAGATGTACTTCATGCTCTTGACAATGGCACAACCGATATCGTTGTTTATGGAGAAGCCAACATTGAAGAGCTCCTCAAAGAGGTACTTTTCCAGTACGCCCCAGTTCGTCTGAACTCTGGTGTCGCGACTGAAGAAATGACCAATCGTCTTTTCTCGATGGTTGACGCTCAGCGTACCGCGCCACGAAGCATCGAGCTTGGAGCATCGCCACTTAGCTCCATGATCGATGGGTCAGCCTCTGTTGACCTCGACACCGCGATTAATCTAGCTGTTCGCGCATCTGAGCGTGAAAACACTCGCGCGATCTTGGTCGATGCAGTTTCCTTCTCAAATCAAGGTGCTACGGATGCGCAGCAGATTGGTCTCGCGCTAGCAGCCGGCGCAGAATATCTCCGCGGCTTGGTAGCTGCAGGGCTCTCTACAGAGCAAGCCTTACAGCAGCTTTCATTCCGTTATGCAATTACGGACGATCAGTTTGCTCAAATTTCCAAATTGCGAGCAGGCCGAGCACTCTGGGCTCGAGTTGCAGAAATTCTTGGTGCTAAGGAACTCGGAAGTGCTCCACAACATGCACTGACGGCTCCTGTCATGTTTACTCAGCGTGATCCGTGGGTGAACATGTTGCGTTCCACGGTGGCAGCATTCGCTGCAGGCGTTGGCGGCGCCAAAGACGTAGAAGTTTTGTGCTTTGACTGGGCAATTGCAGGCGGAATTCCAAATGTTTCGCGCAGCTTTGCTCACCGCATTGCGCGTAATACGAACCTTCTGCTTCTCGAAGAATCTCACCTAGGTCATGTCATTGACCCAGCCGGTGGATCGTATTACGTCGAAAGTCTAACTTCATCGATCATCGAGAAGGCATGGAAGGTCTTCACTGATATCGAAGCAGCTGGTGGCTTCCTTGCAGCCGTCGAAAACGGTTCCGTTAAAGAAATGCTTGACGATGCTCATGAGCGAGTACGCCGTGATATTGCGCATCGAATCAAGAAGGTCACCGCAATCAACGAATTTCCAAATCTCGCAGAAGCGCCGTTGCCGGCGGAGCTTCGCGTAGAGCCAACCTGTGTACGCCGTTGGGCTGCAGAATTCGAGTCGTTCCGTAACCGCTCGGATGTTTTCATGGAGGTCAACGGAAAACGGCCACAAGCTGTACTCATCCCACTAGGCCCACTTGCAAAGCACAATATTCGTACTGGTTTTATTACCAATCTTCTTGGTACAGGCGGAATTGAGGCTTTGAACCCAGGGCAGGTTGTTCCAGGAACCCCTGAGTTTGCTGAGGCTGCTGCTAGCGCCAAGATTGCAGTCATTTGTGGCACGGACGCTGAATACGATGCAACTGGTGCTGAGGCATTGGCTGAACTGCGCAAGCTCGGTGTAGAAACCATTTTGTTAGCGGGATCGCCAGGACATGATTTCGAACCGGATGACTATTTGAATATGAAGATCGACGCAGCTACGAAGCTCGATGGTCTACTGAAGAAGTTGGGAGCTTAA
- a CDS encoding TVP38/TMEM64 family protein has protein sequence MSAIFSYFLELFRDGFNRISEWSTVKKLGFTLLCCVFLVATVIIDVPPLTVLRTWADDTGAWFVVVFIVLYISITQFPIPRTLLTLSSGILFGPLVGIVIALLSTTASAMLSLLIVRRILGDWTRSRLTSANAVRVNHHIEQRGWFAVASLRMIAAVPFSLLNYVAGMTNIPLTSFGLATCIGSAPGTIVTVFIGNGLAQSYNATFFIPTICFAILGLCGLIIDSRLLVKSST, from the coding sequence GTGAGCGCGATTTTCTCTTATTTTCTTGAGCTTTTTCGTGATGGATTCAACAGGATTTCAGAGTGGAGCACCGTTAAGAAACTTGGTTTTACGTTACTATGCTGCGTTTTTCTTGTAGCAACTGTGATTATCGACGTTCCTCCGCTAACTGTTTTACGTACTTGGGCAGACGATACTGGCGCATGGTTTGTTGTGGTTTTTATTGTCTTATACATTTCAATAACGCAGTTTCCGATACCACGCACACTCTTGACGCTTTCTTCTGGAATTCTTTTCGGCCCATTGGTTGGAATTGTCATCGCCCTGTTAAGTACAACAGCGTCGGCCATGCTGTCATTACTCATCGTCCGAAGAATTCTGGGTGATTGGACTCGATCGCGGTTAACATCCGCCAATGCTGTTCGCGTAAATCATCATATTGAGCAACGAGGTTGGTTTGCAGTTGCATCCCTGCGAATGATCGCTGCAGTGCCCTTTTCGTTATTGAATTATGTAGCAGGAATGACGAACATCCCTTTAACAAGTTTCGGGTTGGCTACATGCATCGGGTCTGCACCTGGGACAATTGTTACAGTTTTCATTGGAAATGGACTTGCGCAAAGCTACAATGCAACCTTTTTTATCCCGACCATATGTTTCGCAATCCTAGGTTTATGTGGATTAATTATCGATTCGAGACTGCTAGTCAAGTCATCAACATAG
- a CDS encoding SPFH domain-containing protein, translating into MVLFAIVIAKSIVIIPQGEAAVVERLGRYTKTVAGGISLLVPFIDRVRAKVDTRERVVSFPPQAVITQDNLTVAIDTVVTFQINDAAKAIYGVDNYIVGVEQISVATLRDVVGGMTLEETLTSREVINRRLRGELDAATTKWGLRISRVELKAIDPPPSIQQSMEMQMKADREKRAMILTAEGRRESDIRTAEGEKQAKILAAEGEKHAAILAAEAAKEARILEAEGQRAARYLEAQGEARAIQKVNAAIKASRLTPEVLAYQYLEKLPQLAEGKASTMWMIPSQFGDSLEEFAKALANKGDDGVFRYEPSEVDEHSSRLVGEDNHEDWFKTESNPEIAAAVAAANAVANKPVEGPDPGTELASLDQ; encoded by the coding sequence ATGGTGCTTTTTGCAATTGTTATTGCTAAATCCATTGTAATTATTCCGCAAGGTGAAGCCGCCGTTGTCGAGCGCCTAGGTCGGTACACCAAGACTGTTGCAGGCGGGATTAGTTTGTTAGTACCGTTTATCGACAGAGTACGGGCGAAAGTAGACACCCGTGAACGGGTTGTGTCCTTCCCACCACAAGCTGTTATCACTCAAGACAATCTTACTGTTGCTATTGATACTGTCGTCACTTTTCAAATCAATGATGCAGCAAAAGCAATTTATGGTGTTGACAACTACATTGTAGGCGTCGAACAAATTTCGGTTGCAACTCTCCGTGATGTAGTTGGCGGAATGACATTAGAGGAGACTCTAACTTCTCGAGAAGTAATCAATCGTCGATTGCGCGGTGAGCTCGATGCGGCTACTACAAAGTGGGGATTAAGAATTAGCCGAGTAGAGCTCAAAGCGATTGATCCTCCTCCATCGATCCAGCAATCGATGGAAATGCAGATGAAAGCTGATCGTGAAAAACGCGCCATGATTCTGACCGCTGAGGGACGCCGCGAATCTGATATTCGAACTGCAGAAGGCGAAAAACAAGCAAAGATCCTCGCGGCTGAAGGTGAAAAGCATGCAGCAATTTTGGCGGCAGAAGCAGCAAAGGAAGCCAGAATTCTAGAAGCTGAAGGTCAACGCGCTGCGCGTTATCTTGAAGCTCAAGGTGAAGCTCGGGCGATACAGAAAGTTAACGCCGCAATCAAGGCGTCTCGGTTGACACCTGAGGTCTTGGCATATCAGTATCTCGAAAAATTGCCGCAACTTGCCGAGGGCAAAGCTTCAACAATGTGGATGATTCCATCACAATTTGGCGACTCGTTGGAAGAATTTGCGAAGGCGCTCGCCAATAAAGGAGACGATGGTGTCTTCCGTTACGAACCAAGTGAAGTCGATGAGCACAGCAGCCGATTAGTTGGCGAAGACAATCATGAAGATTGGTTTAAAACTGAGTCAAACCCAGAAATTGCTGCCGCGGTAGCAGCAGCAAATGCTGTAGCTAATAAGCCTGTTGAGGGGCCTGATCCTGGCACTGAATTAGCTTCATTGGACCAATAA
- a CDS encoding NfeD family protein, with protein MRFLRDDLVFSKLDAVGSLEWFVIGVALVVLELFIGELTFFMLGLAAICAAGVGLVTDNVALQAAAFSVSAISLLLFLKPLIKKHFELPTSLELTPRALIGMSGEVVEKITEHSGQIKLDGSIWSARSLDPAVNFQTGQSVCVVEIDGPTAVVWKESKT; from the coding sequence ATGAGGTTTCTACGCGACGATTTGGTTTTCAGTAAGCTAGATGCTGTGGGATCTTTGGAATGGTTTGTAATAGGTGTAGCGCTAGTTGTCTTAGAGCTGTTTATCGGTGAACTGACATTCTTCATGCTTGGCCTTGCTGCTATTTGTGCCGCTGGGGTTGGATTGGTTACAGATAACGTCGCACTACAAGCCGCCGCTTTTTCAGTCTCTGCGATTTCTTTATTATTGTTCCTCAAACCTCTGATAAAGAAACATTTTGAACTACCGACTTCACTGGAGCTTACTCCACGGGCTCTCATCGGAATGAGTGGGGAAGTTGTTGAAAAGATTACGGAGCATTCGGGGCAAATCAAGCTGGATGGTTCCATCTGGTCTGCTCGAAGCCTTGATCCCGCCGTTAATTTCCAGACAGGACAATCCGTTTGCGTAGTAGAAATTGACGGCCCAACTGCCGTTGTATGGAAGGAGAGTAAAACGTGA
- a CDS encoding DUF3097 domain-containing protein — protein sequence MTFHDPYAGNILKGHSRNVPQQFPEVPAKPGLVVEVLADGFVGAVINFERTYDGDFIRLEDRYQHERLFKLRKGAFLIDGNRVTLTRFVEKKQPERSNSGSRKVKHVEAKVAAPSRIWVEGIHDAAIVEKIWGHDLRVEGVVVEYLEGLDNLPHQLAQFKPQLGRRVGVLADHLVEGSKETKLTESVGPDVLVTGHPYIDIWAAVKPERLGLREWPKVPYGEDWKMGICRRVGWADPKEGWNRVYNAVHSFRDVDSTLIGAVERLVDFVTTPELKKEDLL from the coding sequence GAAATGTTCCGCAACAATTTCCTGAAGTCCCAGCGAAACCTGGTTTAGTGGTCGAGGTACTAGCCGATGGTTTTGTTGGTGCAGTTATTAATTTTGAACGAACTTACGACGGAGATTTCATTCGACTTGAAGATCGCTATCAACATGAGCGCCTTTTTAAGCTGAGAAAAGGAGCGTTCCTCATTGACGGGAATCGGGTTACGCTTACGCGTTTCGTGGAAAAGAAACAGCCCGAACGATCAAATTCAGGTTCCCGAAAAGTAAAACACGTTGAAGCGAAAGTTGCGGCACCATCGCGGATCTGGGTTGAAGGTATTCATGATGCAGCAATCGTTGAAAAAATATGGGGTCATGATCTGCGAGTTGAAGGCGTAGTGGTGGAATATCTGGAAGGACTTGATAATCTTCCGCATCAGTTAGCCCAGTTTAAGCCTCAACTAGGACGGCGAGTCGGAGTATTAGCAGACCACCTAGTGGAAGGATCCAAAGAAACAAAGCTGACCGAAAGCGTCGGGCCAGATGTTCTCGTGACGGGCCATCCCTATATTGACATTTGGGCCGCAGTAAAACCTGAAAGACTAGGTTTGCGAGAATGGCCAAAAGTTCCATACGGCGAGGATTGGAAAATGGGCATCTGCCGCCGAGTTGGCTGGGCTGATCCAAAAGAAGGCTGGAATCGTGTATACAATGCCGTGCATTCATTCCGAGACGTCGATTCCACTTTAATTGGGGCAGTTGAGCGACTGGTTGATTTTGTTACAACCCCAGAGCTAAAGAAAGAAGACCTTTTGTAA